A single Kryptolebias marmoratus isolate JLee-2015 linkage group LG7, ASM164957v2, whole genome shotgun sequence DNA region contains:
- the pop7 gene encoding ribonuclease P protein subunit p20, which yields MTEPRNPGMSSVPQINPAHTESSSPAVEMDPVEYTLRKRLPRKLPKRRNDVYVNMKTDFRAQLARCQKLLEGGGHREICVHGLGLAINRAINIALQLQASSQGALQLAANTSTVELVDDLEPEDPDEAGEPMTRTRNNSAIHIKVFYPDPQ from the coding sequence ATGACCGAGCCACGAAACCCTGGGATGTCCTCCGTTCCCCAGATTAACCCAGCGCACACCGAGTCCAGCTCCCCGGCTGTCGAGATGGATCCGGTGGAGTACACCCTGAGGAAGCGCCTGCCCCGGAAACTTCCGAAGAGGCGGAACGACGTCTACGTTAACATGAAAACCGACTTCCGGGCTCAGCTGGCGCGCTGTCAGAAGCTCCTGGAGGGCGGAGGTCACAGGGAGATCTGCGTGCACGGCCTGGGTCTCGCCATAAACAGGGCCATCAACATAGCCCTTCAGCTGCAGGCCAGTAGTCAGGGAGCGCTGCAGCTGGCCGCCAACACCTCCACGGTGGAGCTCGTGGACGACTTGGAGCCCGAAGATCCCGATGAGGCCGGGGAGCCGATGACACGTACTCGTAACAATTCAGCCATTCATATCAAAGTTTTCTACCCTGACCCTCAGTGA
- the ufsp1 gene encoding inactive Ufm1-specific protease 1, protein MDKNILNVGLDEHIDWGGSGAEKGIPQETDTLLKNVHTGLPDPLSAPVKCSLIKGDYLYFHYGCDGQDDRGWGCGYRTIQTMASWIYCNCSPFKNHNKPAPSLPEIQRALVAMGDKPASFRGSREWIGTFEASLVLDSFCDVPCKVVHVRGGGAELEQVAVEELHQHFDKHGSPAMMGGDRDSSSKGILGVCTGDKGSYLLIVDPHYYGCKVEKTELQRRGWVAWKRVSSLDQSSFYNLCLPQTAKRRL, encoded by the coding sequence AtggataaaaatatattaaatgtagGACTGGATGAACATATTGACTGGGGTGGCAGTGGAGCAGAAAAGGGGATTCCTCAGGAGACTgatactttattaaaaaatgtacacaCTGGTCTTCCTGATCCACTTTCTGCTCCCGTTAAATGCTCACTGATAAAAGGAGATTATCTCTACTTTCATTATGGCTGCGATGGACAAGATGACAGAGGTTGGGGGTGCGGGTACCGGACTATCCAAACCATGGCCTCCTGGATTTACTGTAACTGCTCCCCTTTTAAGAACCACAACAAACCTGCACCGAGCCTCCCGGAGATCCAGCGAGCCCTGGTTGCCATGGGAGACAAGCCAGCCTCCTTCCGGGGCTCCAGGGAGTGGATAGGAACATTTGAAGCCTCCCTGGTGCTGGACAGTTTCTGCGACGTGCCCTGCAAGGTGGTGCACGTCCGAGGTGGAGGGGCAGAGCTGGAGCAGGTCGCAGTGGAGGAGCTTCATCAGCACTTTGACAAACACGGGTCTCCTGCTATGATGGGGGGAGACAGGGACAGCTCCTCTAAGGGTATATTAGGGGTGTGCACCGGGGACAAGGGCAGCTACTTACTGATTGTTGATCCTCACTACTACGGCTGCAAAGTGGAGAAGAcggagctgcagaggagagggtgGGTGGCGTGGAAACGAGTGTCATCTCTGGACCAGTCTTCATTTTATAATCTGTGTTTGCCTCAAACTGCTAAAAGAAGACTATGA
- the LOC108229011 gene encoding uncharacterized protein LOC108229011 — protein sequence MEGNSDEDSFVEFYCEEVEENLSTCPACQTDTVFMFVSTAACHHVTTSVFNVRTEFVTQPLDTPVGEVEIHTVINCKEAENIHITRKTDNLTQSNQDPRMENLQAPEEMQHDKTSKLVETPAQTQINC from the exons ATGGAG GGAAACAGTGATGAAGATTCATTTGTTGAGTTCTACTGTGAGGAAGTAGAGGAGAACCTGTCAACATGTCCTGCCTGTCAGACTGATACAG tttttatgtttgtttctacAGCTGCTTGCCATCATGTGACAACATCCGTGTTTAATGTCAGAACTGAGTTTGTGACTCAGCCTCTGGACACTCCTGTTGGTGAGGTGGAGATCCACACTGTGATCAACTGCAAAGAGGCAGAAAATATACAcataacaagaaaaacagacaacctAACACAGAGCAACCAGGATCCAAGAATGGAAAACCTCCAGGCTCCTGAAGAAATGCAGCACGACAAAACAAGTAAGCTTGTTGAGACACCTGCACAAACGcaaataaactgttaa